Proteins from one bacterium genomic window:
- a CDS encoding Mur ligase family protein, which translates to MLPTPPDMDQDPIRTVDDAAAYLEGLINRERSTDYAYRRLDLRPIEALLDALGRPDASLSIIHVAGSKGKGSTCLFAESLLLALGEHVGTFTSPHLVSWVERFRVDGRPIDGATLAAAVERIRPVVESLREGPEATRPSFFDATTAVALLLFAEAGVDRVLLEVGLGGRLDSTNAVTPDVCCITSIELEHTDKLGETEALIAGEKAGILKTGIPAIVGPLRDEAMSVVLTRASQVGTQLRTFGDDYRIGAGTEPDEALRLDAVDGFRVSCGLATPGEAARTNAALAIACVRALGAHPDEAVVRACRTGLAGCALPGRVERLAADPLVIVDSSHTARSAADLAKTLEALAPGGFDLVLSVSGDKELENVLAPLLEAPGRGRVVTTRAEPARSLPADWLAKRIDELAERRGLGWGAVEPLPIEDPEEAVRVARAQLEPGRMLVATGSVYLAGIARRVLGGVPAQGDAPRR; encoded by the coding sequence ATGCTTCCGACCCCCCCGGACATGGATCAAGACCCGATTCGGACCGTCGACGACGCCGCGGCGTATCTCGAGGGCCTGATCAATCGCGAGCGGTCGACCGATTACGCGTATCGCCGGCTCGACCTGCGTCCGATCGAGGCGCTCCTCGACGCGCTCGGCCGTCCGGACGCTTCGCTCTCGATCATCCACGTCGCGGGCTCGAAGGGAAAGGGGTCGACCTGCCTCTTCGCGGAGTCGCTCCTGCTGGCGCTCGGTGAACACGTCGGGACCTTCACGTCCCCGCATCTCGTCAGCTGGGTCGAACGCTTCCGCGTCGACGGTCGCCCGATCGACGGGGCGACGCTCGCCGCCGCCGTGGAGCGGATCCGCCCGGTCGTCGAGTCGCTTCGCGAAGGTCCGGAGGCGACCCGTCCGAGCTTCTTCGACGCGACCACCGCCGTCGCCCTCCTGCTCTTCGCCGAGGCCGGCGTGGATCGGGTCCTGCTCGAGGTCGGACTCGGCGGGCGGCTCGACTCGACCAACGCCGTCACCCCCGACGTCTGCTGCATCACGAGCATCGAGCTCGAGCACACGGACAAGCTCGGGGAGACCGAGGCGCTGATCGCCGGTGAGAAGGCCGGGATCCTCAAGACCGGCATCCCGGCGATCGTCGGTCCGCTCCGCGACGAGGCGATGAGCGTCGTGCTCACCCGCGCGAGCCAGGTCGGCACGCAGCTCCGCACCTTCGGCGACGACTATCGGATCGGAGCCGGGACCGAGCCGGACGAGGCGCTGCGGCTCGATGCCGTCGATGGCTTCCGCGTCTCCTGCGGCCTCGCGACGCCGGGCGAAGCAGCGCGAACGAACGCGGCGCTGGCGATCGCCTGCGTGCGCGCGCTCGGCGCCCATCCGGACGAAGCGGTCGTGCGCGCCTGCCGAACGGGACTCGCCGGCTGCGCGCTGCCCGGACGGGTCGAACGCCTCGCCGCGGATCCACTCGTGATCGTCGACAGCTCGCACACCGCGCGCTCCGCAGCGGATCTGGCGAAGACCCTCGAAGCGCTCGCCCCCGGCGGCTTCGACCTCGTGCTCTCGGTCTCCGGAGACAAGGAGCTCGAGAACGTGCTCGCGCCGCTCCTCGAAGCACCCGGACGCGGACGGGTCGTGACGACCCGGGCGGAGCCCGCGCGCTCGCTGCCGGCGGACTGGCTGGCGAAGCGGATCGACGAGCTGGCGGAGCGACGCGGACTCGGCTGGGGCGCGGTCGAACCGCTCCCCATCGAGGACCCCGAGGAGGCGGTCCGCGTGGCCCGCGCGCAGCTGGAGCCCGGGCGCATGCTGGTGGCCACGGGCTCGGTCTATCTCGCCGGGATCGCCCGGCGCGTGCTCGGGGGCGTACCCGCCCAGGGCGACGCCCCGCGTCGATGA
- a CDS encoding GNAT family N-acetyltransferase — protein sequence MSAFEVGPARAEEVACCPGIEARAAARFSPEDLPPGGADEVTDLDTLDRARLEGRLLVARVGETVAGFVLLEEHGDEAHLEEVDVLPEFGRRGIGRGLVDAACAWARAKGFASITLSTFRDVAWNAPFYARAGFEAIPRSEWTESLRDAATEEAAAGLDPERRVMMRRRLDGTA from the coding sequence ATGAGCGCCTTCGAGGTCGGTCCCGCGCGAGCGGAAGAGGTCGCGTGTTGTCCCGGGATCGAGGCGCGCGCGGCGGCCCGCTTCTCGCCGGAGGATCTGCCGCCGGGCGGAGCGGACGAGGTCACGGACCTCGATACCCTCGATCGCGCGCGCCTCGAAGGGCGGCTGCTGGTCGCGCGGGTGGGCGAGACGGTCGCCGGCTTCGTCCTCCTCGAAGAGCACGGCGACGAAGCGCACCTCGAAGAGGTCGACGTGCTGCCCGAGTTCGGTCGGCGCGGGATCGGACGGGGACTCGTCGACGCCGCCTGCGCCTGGGCCCGGGCGAAGGGCTTCGCCTCGATCACGCTGTCGACGTTTCGGGACGTCGCCTGGAACGCGCCCTTCTATGCCCGCGCGGGATTCGAGGCGATCCCGAGGAGCGAGTGGACCGAATCGCTCCGCGATGCGGCGACGGAAGAGGCGGCTGCGGGGCTCGACCCGGAGCGACGCGTGATGATGCGGCGTCGGCTCGACGGGACGGCGTAG
- a CDS encoding homocysteine S-methyltransferase family protein, which yields MRAQSDRADGTTLAGRDPGRTRRRAEALAARLSGDGPPLLLDGATGTELERAGIPTGLPLWSTHALLEAPDSVAAIHRAHLRAGAEIVTANTFRTQARTLDRAGLPAESDRALTGLAVELVRRAVLDAGVAGPRWVAGSLPPLEDCYAPERVPARDELDREHRRQVDLLGEAGVDLVLIETMNSALEAECAARAAAASGLPFVVSFVSWAPGRLLSGDDLARAARTVLDTGAAAVGVNCVPPSTLPASLECLGALDAPLLVSPNLGEPDEETGFSRSEALSPDAFAARLAPWPARPTLRILGGCCGTTPDHVAALARRRRATPTD from the coding sequence GTGCGAGCCCAGTCGGATCGGGCAGATGGGACGACCCTTGCCGGTCGCGATCCCGGCCGGACGCGAAGGCGTGCGGAAGCGCTGGCGGCGCGTCTCTCCGGCGACGGCCCGCCGCTGCTCCTCGATGGAGCGACGGGAACCGAGCTCGAGCGCGCCGGGATCCCGACCGGGCTCCCGCTCTGGTCGACCCATGCTCTGCTCGAGGCCCCCGACTCGGTCGCGGCGATCCACCGCGCGCATCTCCGGGCCGGCGCCGAAATCGTCACGGCGAACACGTTCCGTACCCAGGCGCGCACCCTGGACCGCGCCGGCCTTCCCGCGGAGAGCGACCGCGCGCTCACCGGGCTCGCGGTCGAGCTCGTCCGTCGCGCCGTGCTGGATGCCGGCGTCGCCGGACCGCGCTGGGTCGCAGGCTCGCTTCCGCCACTCGAGGACTGCTATGCGCCCGAGCGCGTTCCCGCCCGCGACGAGCTCGACCGCGAACATCGCCGCCAGGTCGACCTGTTAGGCGAGGCGGGCGTCGATCTCGTGTTGATCGAGACGATGAACAGCGCGCTGGAGGCGGAATGCGCCGCCCGGGCGGCCGCGGCGAGCGGCCTCCCCTTCGTGGTCTCGTTCGTCTCCTGGGCGCCGGGTCGTCTGCTCTCGGGCGACGATCTCGCGCGCGCAGCAAGGACGGTCCTGGACACCGGCGCAGCCGCCGTCGGCGTGAACTGCGTGCCCCCCTCGACGCTGCCCGCCTCCCTCGAATGCCTCGGGGCCCTCGATGCGCCGCTCCTCGTCTCGCCCAATCTCGGCGAGCCCGACGAGGAGACCGGATTCTCGCGGAGCGAGGCCCTCTCGCCCGACGCCTTCGCGGCCCGCCTGGCGCCCTGGCCCGCGCGGCCGACGCTGCGCATCCTCGGCGGCTGCTGCGGGACGACACCGGACCACGTCGCTGCCCTCGCTCGGCGCCGACGGGCGACACCGACCGACTGA
- a CDS encoding haloacid dehalogenase-like hydrolase, with amino-acid sequence MTQDTHSLPADRPLAIFCDFDGTFSVQDVGSTLAQQLLPERRANLWERFADGEFTAWTYVMALLDGLELPEKQLYEFLETIDLDPGAEDMLAWCEAEEVPFRILSDGFDWNLERLQEINGVSFEFNANHLRYEGQTWRLSPGRPNEACGCGTGSCKRGLISTYRAANPGAFCVHIGNGRVSDLCGALEADLAYAKDTLAPALEEADHPFVAFETLHDVIAHLRERRAAREGGSE; translated from the coding sequence TTGACCCAGGACACGCACAGCCTTCCCGCGGATCGACCGCTCGCGATCTTCTGCGACTTCGACGGGACCTTCTCGGTCCAGGACGTGGGGTCGACCCTCGCCCAGCAGCTCCTGCCCGAGCGCCGCGCCAATCTCTGGGAGCGCTTCGCCGACGGTGAGTTCACCGCGTGGACCTACGTGATGGCGCTGCTCGACGGACTCGAGCTCCCGGAGAAGCAGCTCTACGAATTCCTCGAAACGATCGATCTCGACCCGGGCGCCGAAGACATGCTGGCGTGGTGCGAGGCCGAGGAAGTTCCCTTCCGGATCCTCTCCGACGGCTTCGACTGGAACCTCGAGCGGCTCCAGGAGATCAACGGCGTGTCCTTCGAGTTCAACGCCAATCACCTCCGCTACGAAGGCCAGACCTGGCGGCTCTCGCCGGGACGACCGAACGAGGCCTGCGGCTGCGGGACCGGCAGCTGCAAGCGCGGGCTGATCTCGACCTATCGCGCCGCGAATCCCGGTGCCTTCTGCGTGCACATCGGGAACGGCCGCGTCTCCGACCTGTGCGGCGCCCTCGAGGCCGACCTCGCCTACGCGAAGGACACCCTCGCGCCGGCGCTCGAGGAAGCGGACCATCCCTTCGTCGCGTTCGAGACGCTGCACGACGTGATCGCGCACCTACGCGAGCGTCGCGCCGCCCGTGAGGGTGGCAGCGAATGA
- a CDS encoding FAD-dependent oxidoreductase → MSDGARTGEAAAGQRIAVLGAGFAGLRAATTLRAAGHRVEVFEARTAVGGRARGEWCAGHWMDGSWPVLGGRDEALARFARDLSDRGVGDLLTPLRPVQTALLRAGEARPVDGLQLRGVARIPGPRIWERPKLLRWGRLMARYAPLLDATHPERAADLDYRSLADHVSLYFGRGALEFWLAPEVQSVYGDSVDELSRVALLQHAAGQGIGGRRPAPPGLPRRPLIELAQAAAEGLEIDRATQVQRVDELAAGGYRLELLDADGPRAESGFDATVIAVGASEAARIAGPLLTPAERDFFAAVEERPVVTLAVALEGVHSGLPQEIRLPRREDSAIASIVVEPGQSGGRAPEGRSQLVIRARDAFAARWRETASDVVAKNLLSSLELAMPGIGERVRTTHVGRANQAFFGVGHYRELANFDRVQRDRRSLGRRVYYAGDYLVGPTFESATRAGQRAAEALLSDLAREGDDPLV, encoded by the coding sequence ATGAGCGACGGGGCGCGGACGGGCGAGGCGGCCGCCGGCCAGCGGATCGCCGTGCTCGGCGCCGGCTTCGCGGGTCTTCGCGCGGCGACGACGCTTCGCGCGGCGGGGCATCGCGTCGAGGTCTTCGAGGCCCGTACGGCGGTCGGCGGGCGCGCGCGCGGCGAGTGGTGCGCCGGTCACTGGATGGACGGCAGCTGGCCGGTCCTCGGCGGTCGCGACGAAGCCCTCGCGCGCTTCGCCCGGGATCTCTCGGATCGTGGCGTCGGAGATCTGCTCACGCCGCTTCGCCCGGTGCAGACCGCCCTGCTTCGCGCCGGCGAGGCGCGGCCCGTCGACGGGTTGCAGCTGCGTGGCGTGGCGCGGATCCCGGGACCGCGGATCTGGGAACGGCCCAAGCTGCTGCGTTGGGGTCGGCTGATGGCTCGGTACGCGCCGCTGCTCGATGCGACCCATCCCGAGCGGGCGGCGGACCTCGACTATCGGAGTCTCGCCGATCACGTGTCGCTCTACTTCGGTCGAGGCGCCCTCGAGTTCTGGCTCGCGCCGGAGGTCCAGAGCGTCTACGGCGATTCCGTCGACGAGCTCTCCCGCGTGGCGCTCCTCCAGCATGCGGCGGGCCAGGGCATCGGAGGTCGCCGTCCCGCGCCTCCCGGTCTCCCACGTCGCCCGCTGATCGAGCTCGCCCAGGCCGCCGCCGAGGGGCTCGAGATCGATCGCGCGACCCAGGTCCAGCGCGTCGACGAGCTCGCCGCCGGCGGCTATCGGCTCGAGCTGCTCGACGCCGACGGGCCGCGCGCGGAGTCGGGCTTCGACGCGACCGTGATCGCCGTCGGCGCGAGCGAGGCGGCGCGGATCGCCGGGCCGCTGCTCACCCCGGCGGAGCGTGACTTCTTCGCCGCCGTGGAAGAGCGCCCGGTCGTGACCCTGGCGGTCGCACTCGAGGGAGTCCACTCGGGGCTGCCCCAGGAGATCCGCCTCCCGCGCCGGGAGGACTCGGCGATCGCGTCGATCGTGGTCGAGCCGGGGCAGAGCGGCGGCCGCGCACCAGAGGGTCGCAGCCAGCTCGTGATCCGCGCCCGCGACGCCTTCGCGGCGCGCTGGCGCGAGACGGCGAGCGACGTGGTCGCGAAGAACCTCCTCAGTTCTCTCGAGCTCGCGATGCCTGGAATCGGAGAGCGGGTCCGGACGACCCACGTCGGTCGCGCGAACCAGGCCTTCTTCGGCGTCGGCCACTACCGCGAGCTGGCGAATTTCGACCGGGTCCAGCGCGATCGGCGCAGTCTCGGCCGACGCGTCTACTACGCCGGTGACTACCTCGTCGGCCCGACCTTCGAGTCCGCGACCCGCGCGGGCCAGCGTGCGGCCGAGGCCCTGCTCTCGGATCTCGCTCGCGAAGGCGACGACCCGCTCGTCTAG
- a CDS encoding Smr/MutS family protein codes for MPFEVAESTLESLEWARITDALRIACRTPIGARVVAETSTRNLFEDTEEGARARLDETSEARALLDDDDPPPLGGCVDVRPAVARAEKGGVLEPAELADVRRTLEALHATLRFFDRRRETAPTLFEIAIQIGEAPGLEAQIGRCLDASGEVRDTASPTLADARRDVHKLGAELQTRIERSLQHEDIKPHLSDAYYTVRNGRFVLPVKSDSKGHVRGIVHDASRSGTTLFVEPDGMVELNNKHRQAELTVEREILRVMRELSAAVAREAESIRGSLERLGQLDLAIARATLSRDMDAVLPDVGTEGIFELPGLRHPLIPANECVANDLRVGSDFRVLILSGPNAGGKTVALKSIALAALMVRAGLHVPADPGARVDLVDCVLADIGDHQDINESLSTFSAAMANLAGILRAAGPDTLVCLDEVGVGTDPSEGAAIAQSTLEALADDGARVITTTHYNLLKEMAEVDDRFENASVEFDPETLAPTYRVRIGAPGASSATTVAARMGMPQGVLDRAAALLDREDRRLDRMLAELAASRALLESEQAAAATLRAESEQAREEYRSKLSRLQERRDKLFGEMRGELDASFKEAHGEVSRIIAELQRAPSSRRAADAKAKLETLRDETERVQKAKGFEARKAPVETAFAPVDWPKARVGDPVRTPGGGEGMLVALPDRKGRVSVRVSGRKVVLGRDQLTSTAAGGAPEAPPKTREREPRAEPLPPARIGGIVEVDLRGLRVEEALERLDVALDLAAAEGRDEMRVIHGIGTGALKRAVREHLPRSHYVVETAEAARDEGGAGATRAVLLKD; via the coding sequence ATGCCCTTCGAAGTCGCGGAATCCACCCTCGAGAGCCTCGAATGGGCACGGATCACCGACGCGCTGCGCATCGCCTGCCGCACGCCGATCGGTGCTCGCGTCGTCGCGGAAACTTCCACGCGGAACCTCTTCGAAGACACGGAGGAAGGCGCCCGGGCGCGACTCGACGAGACGAGCGAGGCCCGGGCGCTGCTCGACGACGACGACCCGCCGCCCCTCGGCGGCTGCGTCGACGTGCGGCCCGCGGTCGCCCGCGCCGAGAAGGGAGGCGTCCTCGAGCCCGCGGAGCTCGCCGACGTGCGCCGCACCCTCGAGGCACTGCACGCGACGCTGCGTTTCTTCGATCGTCGCCGCGAGACCGCGCCCACGCTCTTCGAAATCGCGATCCAGATCGGCGAAGCGCCGGGACTCGAGGCACAGATCGGTCGCTGTCTCGACGCGAGCGGCGAGGTGCGGGACACGGCGAGCCCCACCCTCGCGGACGCACGGCGCGACGTGCACAAGCTCGGGGCCGAGCTGCAGACGCGAATCGAGCGCAGCCTCCAGCACGAGGACATCAAGCCGCATCTCTCCGACGCCTACTACACGGTCCGCAACGGGCGCTTCGTCCTCCCGGTGAAGAGCGACTCGAAGGGGCACGTCCGCGGGATCGTCCACGATGCCTCCCGTTCGGGGACGACGCTCTTCGTCGAACCCGACGGGATGGTCGAGCTCAACAACAAACACCGGCAGGCGGAGCTCACGGTCGAACGCGAGATCCTCCGCGTGATGCGCGAGCTGTCGGCGGCGGTCGCCCGGGAAGCGGAGTCGATCCGCGGCAGCCTCGAACGGCTCGGCCAGCTCGATCTGGCGATCGCGCGCGCGACCCTCTCGCGCGACATGGACGCGGTCCTCCCCGACGTCGGAACCGAAGGCATTTTCGAGCTGCCCGGCCTACGCCATCCCCTCATCCCGGCGAACGAGTGCGTCGCGAACGACCTCCGCGTCGGCAGCGACTTCAGGGTGCTCATCCTCTCGGGCCCGAACGCGGGGGGCAAGACCGTCGCCCTCAAGTCGATCGCCCTCGCCGCGCTCATGGTCCGGGCCGGGCTGCACGTGCCCGCCGATCCGGGTGCACGGGTCGATCTCGTCGACTGCGTACTGGCCGACATCGGCGATCACCAGGACATCAACGAGAGCCTCTCGACCTTCTCGGCGGCGATGGCGAACCTCGCCGGAATCCTCCGCGCCGCGGGTCCCGACACGCTCGTGTGTCTCGACGAAGTCGGCGTCGGCACCGACCCCTCCGAAGGCGCCGCCATCGCGCAGTCGACCCTCGAGGCGCTCGCCGACGACGGTGCGCGGGTCATCACGACGACCCACTACAACCTGCTGAAGGAGATGGCCGAGGTCGACGACCGCTTCGAGAACGCGAGCGTCGAGTTCGATCCCGAGACGTTGGCACCGACCTACCGCGTGCGGATCGGAGCACCCGGCGCATCGTCCGCGACGACCGTGGCCGCACGCATGGGCATGCCGCAGGGCGTGCTCGACCGCGCCGCCGCCCTCCTCGACCGCGAGGATCGGCGCCTCGACCGCATGCTCGCGGAGCTCGCCGCGAGTCGCGCGCTTCTCGAGAGCGAGCAGGCCGCGGCGGCGACGCTGCGCGCCGAGAGTGAGCAGGCGCGCGAGGAGTACCGGTCGAAGCTCTCGCGCCTCCAGGAGCGTCGCGACAAGCTCTTCGGCGAGATGCGCGGCGAGCTCGACGCGTCGTTCAAGGAGGCCCACGGCGAGGTCTCCCGGATCATCGCGGAGCTCCAGCGCGCCCCCTCCTCCCGCCGCGCCGCCGACGCGAAAGCGAAGCTCGAAACCCTGCGCGACGAGACCGAGCGCGTGCAGAAGGCGAAGGGCTTCGAGGCCCGGAAGGCCCCGGTGGAGACCGCCTTCGCGCCCGTCGACTGGCCGAAGGCGCGGGTGGGCGACCCGGTCCGCACCCCCGGCGGCGGCGAGGGCATGCTGGTCGCGCTGCCCGACCGGAAGGGCCGGGTCTCCGTCCGCGTGTCGGGGCGCAAGGTCGTCCTCGGGCGCGACCAGCTGACGAGCACGGCCGCGGGGGGAGCCCCCGAAGCGCCCCCGAAGACCCGGGAGCGGGAGCCGCGCGCCGAGCCGCTCCCGCCGGCGCGGATCGGGGGGATCGTCGAGGTGGACCTCCGCGGCCTGCGCGTCGAGGAGGCCCTCGAGCGGCTCGACGTGGCCCTCGACCTGGCGGCCGCCGAAGGACGGGACGAGATGCGCGTGATCCACGGGATCGGGACCGGGGCACTCAAACGCGCCGTGCGGGAGCACCTCCCGCGCTCCCACTACGTCGTCGAGACCGCCGAAGCGGCCCGCGACGAGGGCGGAGCGGGCGCGACCCGCGCCGTCCTGCTGAAGGACTAG
- a CDS encoding N-acetylmuramic acid 6-phosphate etherase codes for MADRRPTEASLQGSAALDEMPTLEMLKLIHAEDGVAHAAVAEVLPRVAEAADVLATAMGGGGRWFNVGAGTSGRIGVLDASEIPPTYGLPPRSVQGILAGGDRALRSAVEGAEDDPEAGALELEERGVTLGDVIVGLSASGTTPFVLGAVEAANKLGARTVAITCDPDSPLAESVEIAIAPNVGPEVVTGSTRMKGGLAQKMILTALSTAVMVRLGRVRGHHMTHVTPVSSKLRGRAVRIVMELGDVDRDQARDLLRTTEGSVEAALQMIETERRRLRGD; via the coding sequence ATGGCCGATCGACGACCGACCGAGGCCTCTCTCCAGGGCTCCGCTGCCCTCGACGAGATGCCGACCCTCGAGATGCTCAAGCTGATCCATGCCGAAGACGGCGTCGCCCACGCGGCGGTGGCCGAGGTGTTGCCGCGCGTCGCCGAAGCCGCGGACGTGCTCGCGACCGCGATGGGCGGCGGCGGGCGTTGGTTCAACGTCGGGGCCGGGACGAGCGGCCGGATCGGTGTGCTCGACGCGTCGGAGATCCCGCCGACCTACGGGCTTCCGCCGCGCTCGGTGCAGGGGATCCTCGCCGGCGGAGACCGCGCGCTGCGCAGCGCGGTCGAGGGCGCGGAAGACGATCCGGAAGCGGGGGCGCTCGAACTCGAGGAACGCGGGGTGACGCTCGGCGACGTGATCGTCGGTCTCTCGGCGAGCGGCACGACGCCCTTCGTCCTGGGCGCCGTCGAGGCGGCGAACAAGCTCGGCGCGCGGACCGTCGCGATCACCTGTGATCCCGATTCGCCCCTCGCGGAGTCCGTCGAGATCGCGATCGCGCCCAACGTCGGTCCCGAGGTGGTGACGGGCTCGACGCGCATGAAGGGCGGGCTCGCCCAGAAGATGATCCTGACCGCGCTCTCGACCGCGGTCATGGTCCGACTCGGCCGCGTTCGCGGCCACCACATGACGCACGTGACGCCGGTCTCGAGCAAGCTTCGTGGCCGCGCCGTCCGCATCGTCATGGAGCTCGGCGACGTCGATCGTGACCAGGCGCGGGATCTGCTCCGCACGACCGAGGGATCGGTCGAGGCCGCGCTCCAGATGATCGAGACGGAGCGTCGTCGCCTGCGGGGCGACTGA
- the phoU gene encoding phosphate signaling complex protein PhoU encodes MSQRANKRVDRDMGSLRETVLQMARLSEAILDKSLQAIWERDSALALEVKDDDLAIDRLDVEIDDTVLRILALDAPVASDLRLVVAVKSVATDLERVGDIARNIASCARRLSDVPPIELPPQLHSLADDSRAALRNAVQALADLDADAARRVLEDDDKIDDKEDELIRASIDRLEDDPDESRQQIDMIFIAQHLERIGDHATNIAEEVVLATEATNLKHSDKLGER; translated from the coding sequence ATGTCGCAGCGCGCCAACAAACGGGTCGACCGCGACATGGGAAGCCTGCGGGAGACCGTGCTGCAGATGGCTCGACTCTCGGAGGCGATCCTCGACAAGAGCCTCCAGGCGATCTGGGAGCGGGACTCGGCCCTTGCCCTCGAAGTGAAGGACGACGACCTCGCGATCGACCGCCTCGACGTCGAAATCGACGACACGGTCCTCCGGATCCTGGCCCTCGACGCGCCGGTCGCCAGCGACCTTCGCCTGGTCGTCGCGGTCAAATCCGTCGCGACGGACCTCGAGCGCGTCGGGGACATCGCGCGGAACATCGCGAGCTGCGCCCGGCGCCTCTCCGACGTCCCTCCCATCGAGCTCCCGCCCCAGCTGCACAGCCTCGCGGACGACAGCCGGGCCGCGCTGCGCAACGCCGTCCAGGCCCTCGCGGATCTCGACGCCGATGCGGCGCGCAGGGTCCTCGAAGACGACGACAAGATCGACGACAAGGAAGACGAACTGATTCGCGCGTCGATCGACCGCCTCGAGGACGATCCCGACGAGTCCCGTCAGCAGATCGACATGATCTTCATCGCCCAGCACCTCGAGCGGATCGGCGATCACGCCACCAACATCGCCGAAGAAGTCGTGCTCGCCACCGAGGCGACCAACCTGAAGCACTCGGACAAGCTCGGAGAGCGTTGA
- a CDS encoding PstS family phosphate ABC transporter substrate-binding protein, translating into MTIQRMALTAMLGLSLALVFTQGAAAREQIHIVGSSTVFPFSTTVAERFGRSTSFKTPVVESTGSGGGLKLFCQGVGDRTPDITNASRRIKSSEVDLCASNGVAEIVEVQIGFDGIVLANSKKADRIELTLKQVFLALAKQVPVDGKLVPNPHKNWSDVDPSLPNRRIEVLGPPPTSGTRDAFVEVAMEGGAKKIPMLKALRKENKKEFKRVAHSIREDGAYIEAGENDNLIIQKLEANPTALGIFGFSFLDQNEDKIQGSIVDGAEPTFENIADGQYAISRSLYFYLKKAHVGKVPGLQEFVSEFTSDNASGEEGYLADKGLIPLPDGARGEVKQSAAALAPLEL; encoded by the coding sequence ATGACGATTCAGCGCATGGCCCTCACGGCGATGCTCGGCCTCTCCCTGGCCCTTGTCTTCACCCAGGGCGCGGCGGCGCGCGAGCAGATCCACATCGTGGGCTCTTCGACCGTCTTCCCGTTCTCGACGACCGTCGCGGAGCGCTTCGGCCGCAGCACCTCGTTCAAGACGCCGGTCGTCGAGAGCACCGGCTCCGGCGGCGGACTGAAGCTCTTCTGCCAGGGCGTCGGCGACCGCACACCCGACATCACGAATGCCTCCCGCCGCATCAAGTCGAGCGAGGTCGACCTCTGCGCGAGCAACGGCGTTGCCGAGATCGTCGAGGTCCAGATCGGCTTCGACGGCATCGTCCTCGCGAACTCCAAGAAGGCCGATCGGATCGAGCTCACGCTGAAGCAGGTCTTCCTCGCCCTCGCGAAGCAGGTCCCGGTCGACGGGAAGCTCGTTCCGAACCCCCACAAGAACTGGAGTGACGTCGATCCGTCGCTGCCGAACCGGCGCATCGAGGTCCTCGGCCCGCCGCCGACGTCCGGGACGCGGGACGCCTTCGTCGAGGTCGCCATGGAGGGCGGCGCGAAGAAGATCCCGATGCTGAAGGCGCTCCGGAAGGAGAACAAGAAGGAGTTCAAGCGCGTCGCCCACTCGATTCGCGAGGACGGCGCCTACATCGAGGCCGGCGAGAACGACAACCTGATCATCCAGAAGCTCGAAGCGAACCCGACGGCGCTCGGCATCTTCGGCTTCTCGTTCCTCGATCAGAACGAGGACAAGATCCAGGGCTCGATCGTCGACGGGGCGGAGCCCACGTTCGAGAACATCGCCGACGGCCAGTACGCGATCTCCCGCTCGCTCTACTTCTATCTGAAGAAGGCGCACGTCGGGAAGGTGCCCGGCCTTCAGGAGTTCGTGAGCGAGTTCACGAGCGACAACGCCTCGGGTGAGGAGGGCTACCTCGCGGACAAGGGGCTCATCCCGCTTCCGGACGGCGCTCGCGGCGAGGTGAAGCAGAGCGCCGCTGCGCTCGCCCCGCTCGAGCTCTAG
- a CDS encoding phasin family protein translates to MATTKTRTKKTTRSARNADWSWEDFRPDWASEGIDKITTELEKWTDELQTRSEKFRTQSQKRIEKNVKQVQKELRKVPAIKRAEELRDELTERVEKNVDAGVDQIYTSLKLARLDELKKLERKIAQLNKKLRTLEKQQAA, encoded by the coding sequence ATGGCCACGACGAAGACCCGCACGAAGAAGACCACCCGCTCCGCGAGAAACGCCGACTGGAGTTGGGAAGACTTCCGCCCCGACTGGGCGAGCGAAGGCATCGACAAGATCACGACCGAGCTCGAGAAGTGGACCGACGAGCTGCAGACCCGCAGCGAGAAGTTCCGCACCCAGAGCCAGAAGCGGATCGAGAAGAACGTCAAGCAGGTCCAGAAGGAGCTGCGCAAGGTTCCGGCGATCAAGCGGGCGGAAGAGCTCCGCGACGAGCTGACCGAGCGCGTCGAGAAGAACGTCGACGCCGGTGTCGACCAGATCTACACGAGCCTCAAGCTCGCGCGTCTCGACGAGCTGAAGAAGCTCGAGCGCAAGATCGCGCAGCTCAACAAGAAGCTCCGCACCCTCGAGAAGCAGCAGGCGGCCTGA